GTTGGATGAAATCGTATCGTTATTTAATGATTATCGTATCTTCTACGAGAAAACGTCAGATTTGGAAGGAGCAAGAGCATTTATAAAAGCGAAGTTTGTGAATCAAGAGTCTGTTATATTCCTTGCTTATCATGCTGTTGAAAATCAGGCCGTAGGTTTTGCGCAGCTATACCCGACATTTTCTTCGCTTTCGATGACGAAGGCTTGGATCTTGAATGACTTGTATGTGGCTAGTCGTTGCAGGCAGCAGGGAGTAGGAAGAAAGCTCCTGGAAGCTGCTCGCCGGTTCGCGGAAAGGACAGAGGCAAATTCACTATCCTTGTCCACTGCCAGGGATAACCAGACCGCTCAGAGGTTATACGAAAGCTTTGGATTTACTCAAGAAGATAAGTTTGTCCAATACAATTACGATATCAAGCTAATTTAGAATGGGTTAGGCCATGGGTTCTCCGCAATCGATAATATTCATAGTATTGAAGCCAAGGAAGACCTCTGGATCGGTCGAACCTAAAACGGTTCCTAGCTGCAGCGGGTTGTTATCCAATTAGCATGCAACTATCTGGATGGAAAAGGGAACGACCCGCAGATCATGCGATGCACAAGCAAGAAGCAAATGGGCGGATATGCCTGCTGATACAATGAAAAGGGAGCGGAATCAGATTCTTCTCCCTTCCTTCTATATTAAAGGCGTTCCTGCTCTTAAAAAGATGAATAAAACTTCCGGTGTAGGTTCACTGCTTGTATGGGGAGGAGTACGAAGCGCTCTTTGCTGCGTTCGGCGATATGGAGCTTGCGATCCTGGCGAAAATCGTGTTCTACGAAGAGCCGCGAAGCGATTCGCTTGATCTGCTGGGAACTCAGGAATGGGGAACCGAATATCCGATGGAATGGCAGAGGCAATTCGTCCGCTCCCTGCGCACAATGGCGCGGAAGCGGCTGCAAGCTGAAGATTCCTAGTTCCCCTTGTTTCGACTTTGGATCGATATCACTTTTCCTATGATCTGTTCCCTTGTGATGACCCCAAAGGTCCGGCTATCGAGGCTATGATTCAGATTGTCGCCTAGTACAAAGAACTCGTCTTTAGCCAGTGAAATCGGGTATGTCACATCTCCCCAGATGACAGACTCATACCTCTCTTCATGGATTGTAATAGAATCGCGGGTTGTTTTTTCTACGACATCTCCTTCCAAACCGACAACCCGTTTGACATATTCTTTGCCATCGACCACTAGTAAGATTAGATCCTCACGTTCGATTTCCAGATCGTGACTCGTGTCAACTACTATCCGATCCCCGTCATGAATAGTTGGGGCCATAGAAGGACCACTTGCAACAAAGCTTTTCGTCGTTGTGGGCGATATTCCTGAAGCTAGCAGGACCAGTGCCAAAATCATAGAGACGAAGATTTTCAATTCGTTCATCCTTTCTCAAGCAGGTATCCTGATTATACCATATCAATAGGTTTGTCATGGGATTATTCGAAGTTGCATCCCATAAGCAGGAAACTAATGGGGGAGATCGAATTAAAAATAGGGAATAACTTTCCATATACTGTTGAGGAAGTGTAATTAATTCCCTTGATGCCACCTCATACAATCATGGACAAGATGCAACAGGCCTTACTACAAATCTCATTACCTAAGCCTAGAAGACAGCAAAGAACATGAGGGGGAAGGAAAACATGAAAAACAAGATTCTACTTATCTTAACCGTTCTGGTACTCAGCTCGACACAATTCATAAGTTATTCTGCGTATGCCCAGCAGCCTAGTGGGATAACCGTCACTTTGGATGGGGAGAAGGTAGAGTTTGATCACGATCCGGTTGTGCAATCGGGCACGACAATGGTTCAGTTTGTACCGATCTTTCGTATGCTAGGCCTGCAATTCGACTGGGACCAAGCAAGTAAAACGGTAACAGGCTACAAGGATGAGTGGAAGGTCGAACTCACAGTGGGGGAAAGTGAAGCGTACATAAACGGGAAGGCCGTGGAACTATCCCAAGCACCGATTCTTTATAATAACAATACATTCGTTCCGCTACGTTTTATCGGGGAAGCATCTGGTAAAACGGTGTTGTGGAATAGTGACGAACAAACTGCAGAACTTGTTACGCCTTTAGCCCAATTGCTGTATGATACGATCATGCAGGACTCTCTCCATTTCGAATGGAACATGTTTCAAACAAGATTGAAGGAACCCGCCCAGTATTTGGCACGATATGAAGACAGGTTATGGTTTGGTATTGAGACTGATCTAGGCATGTTACTTAAAATATATCATTTCGATGGTCAGGAGATTCAATTTATCCAATATTTCGCCACGGATGATCGATTTGTCCAGTCAGATTTAGCCCCAACTAGCGAGGAACTCATTTCAATATTTGCGGATAATTATGGCTCGCCCGAACTTGACGATTTTGGCGCCACCTGGCGGGGACCAGGGAACTACAAGTCCATTTCGGGAAATGAGGAACATATCAGTATTATATTTGGACCTGATTTAAGTCTACCGTTAGGGACAATGGTAGAAATGGAGCAGTTATTCGCTACAACGGATGGTACGGATTTTCGAAATATGAAGTGGGGCATGTCGCTGGAAGAAGTAAAGACAAATGAAGAAAACGCGTTTCTATTATTAGAGAAAAGCGATGAGCTGCTATATGAAATAACCGTAGAGCAGAAAAGTTATGCTTTGCAATATAAATTCAAAGAGAATCGATTGGTTGAGGGGCTCTATCTTGTCTCCGATTTGACGAATGATAATGTGGCGTACATGGAAGAATTTATCCAGTTGCGTGACTTGCTGACGGATATCTATGGCGAATCTCCGTTCAGCACGGCAGTTTGGACTAATGAAGAATATAAGTATCAGCCGGATAAGTGGGAGATAGCCGCGGAGAATGGAGATATGTCTATATTCAATCAGTGGGAAACGCCAACATCTTCGATTATTTTAGCGTTGCATGGTTCGGATTTAGCCATTGGTGTATGGGTTACTTTCCAGGAGAAAGAATAGTTTGTTTCATAGAAATGCCGCAAGTTATTAACTTGTGGCAATTTCCTTCCTGGGGTTAGAAGCGAGACCAAGGAGAATGTACTTGTTGAATCAATACGGATTAGGTAAAAGTTCATTGGACTTCATCGTTGGACGTGAGGAAATGCGCATAACACAAAATGGGAGGACGTCAGCTCAATGCAGATAAGCAAAAAGGTTTTATGCAGTCTTAGTATTTTACTGGGGTGGCTAGTTTTATTTATTCATATTCCATACGCTAATGCCGAAACTCAAGCATCTGTAGGGATAACGATAGAAGAGCGAAAAACGCCAGGGGCAGTAATGGAGTTTCTATCGAACGGGGAATTTTCGTGGAGGTGGAGCAACCATCATACATCCCCCACACGCATACTAACGGATGGCGAGGGAACCTATTATTATGCGGATTCCTGGAAGCTGTACGCAGTGGATCAATATGGCCAGCAGAAGTGGAGCACAGCACATGATGGGATTGTAGCAGGGCTAGCCAGAATCCCTAACGGGAATCTTATCGTGATGTACAAAGCTTACGATATTTCAACATATACAGGTGTAGAGTTCTTCAATGAACAAGGGGAATTAGTGCAAACAATTAATTATCTTGAAGATGTAAACTTTTCGCAATCCTCACTGGATGAAATGATCCGGCGAGAAACCTTGCTATTCGTACACGCTGAAGGCATTGCGGCTTATAATTTGAATGGTAAGCCATTATGGCTTTATCAGAATGATGCGCTAATAGAAATGACCGAGTATGGATTCTACAGCACAACTGTCACTCAACTGGAGTTTTCCGAGTACGGGGAAATTGTTGTAGCAACGGATAATGAATTTTTCCTGCTGGATGCGCAAGGGAATCTGATTAGGCAGGATGCGTATGACTGGGTCACCTTAAATGTAGGGGAGAAGACCTACGATGTAAAGCAGGCTGCGGATGGTTATTTTCTCTGGGGCCATACCCGTTTGGATCGGCAAGAAATGCTGCAAACCTTAGCGGAATTGCCTGAGTCGGATGCGAGCGCGAATCTTCATGTGACCTGCGCGCAACAAAGCTATACGATTCGAAATGGACAAGCTGTGGTCGCACGTGATGCAAATAACAAGGAGCTATGGTACACAGAGAGGATGCCTGTCACCTGGATCAATGGCTTGCATTGTAATAAGGATGGAGATGTATTCATCACTACTTTTACCGGGGATATACGAGCATGGAATTCTGAAGGGAATGAGTTGTTCCATATTTCTATGAATAATCCAGAGTGGTTAGCGTTCACAGATTCTATGATGACAGAGGATGGCGGAATTTTAGTTAATTTTGAAGGGCTTGGATTGTTTTCGATAGAGAAAAAATCATTAGGAGTTACATTGAACGGGGAACGACTGCATTTTGAACAGCCTCCTCTTGTTTTGGATGGCACAACCATGGTGCCGTTCCGCTCGTTATTCGAACAGATGGGGCTGACAGTGCAATGGGATGCAACCAAACAAGCCGTCATTGGAAGCAAAGAGGGAGTTGAGATTTACATTAAGGTTGGGGATACAGAAGCTAGAATAAATGGCGAGCTAAAGCCCCTAACAGTTGTTCCGCAACAGTTGAATGGAACTACTTATGTGCCGCTTCGTTTTGTCGGTGAAGCTACCGGGATGGAGGTCCGTTGGGACCAGGAAGATCGCATGATCGTTATGGGTGATCCGCAGAAGTTGGCTGTGGCAGCTGTGCGGCAGTTCATTCAACATATGAATCAAGCGGATAAAGTTCAAGCCAGTACTCTGTTTGTGAATGATAAGGTGTCTGTTGAAAAAGTAGTACCTGAACTTTTTTTCGAAGTTAGCGATGGATGGTTTAGGACAGGAATTACGGCACTGCGAGCGGAAGTAATAAATGAAGACAAAATTATGGTGTATACAGATGAGCAAAGCTGGCGTCCCTTTTATAGCACAGTGAAGGAAAATTGGTACGAGGTTCAACGAATGCCCGACGGAAAGTGGGGTATTTC
This Xylanibacillus composti DNA region includes the following protein-coding sequences:
- a CDS encoding copper amine oxidase N-terminal domain-containing protein, encoding MKNKILLILTVLVLSSTQFISYSAYAQQPSGITVTLDGEKVEFDHDPVVQSGTTMVQFVPIFRMLGLQFDWDQASKTVTGYKDEWKVELTVGESEAYINGKAVELSQAPILYNNNTFVPLRFIGEASGKTVLWNSDEQTAELVTPLAQLLYDTIMQDSLHFEWNMFQTRLKEPAQYLARYEDRLWFGIETDLGMLLKIYHFDGQEIQFIQYFATDDRFVQSDLAPTSEELISIFADNYGSPELDDFGATWRGPGNYKSISGNEEHISIIFGPDLSLPLGTMVEMEQLFATTDGTDFRNMKWGMSLEEVKTNEENAFLLLEKSDELLYEITVEQKSYALQYKFKENRLVEGLYLVSDLTNDNVAYMEEFIQLRDLLTDIYGESPFSTAVWTNEEYKYQPDKWEIAAENGDMSIFNQWETPTSSIILALHGSDLAIGVWVTFQEKE
- the lepB gene encoding signal peptidase I, with the translated sequence MNELKIFVSMILALVLLASGISPTTTKSFVASGPSMAPTIHDGDRIVVDTSHDLEIEREDLILLVVDGKEYVKRVVGLEGDVVEKTTRDSITIHEERYESVIWGDVTYPISLAKDEFFVLGDNLNHSLDSRTFGVITREQIIGKVISIQSRNKGN
- a CDS encoding stalk domain-containing protein, translating into MQISKKVLCSLSILLGWLVLFIHIPYANAETQASVGITIEERKTPGAVMEFLSNGEFSWRWSNHHTSPTRILTDGEGTYYYADSWKLYAVDQYGQQKWSTAHDGIVAGLARIPNGNLIVMYKAYDISTYTGVEFFNEQGELVQTINYLEDVNFSQSSLDEMIRRETLLFVHAEGIAAYNLNGKPLWLYQNDALIEMTEYGFYSTTVTQLEFSEYGEIVVATDNEFFLLDAQGNLIRQDAYDWVTLNVGEKTYDVKQAADGYFLWGHTRLDRQEMLQTLAELPESDASANLHVTCAQQSYTIRNGQAVVARDANNKELWYTERMPVTWINGLHCNKDGDVFITTFTGDIRAWNSEGNELFHISMNNPEWLAFTDSMMTEDGGILVNFEGLGLFSIEKKSLGVTLNGERLHFEQPPLVLDGTTMVPFRSLFEQMGLTVQWDATKQAVIGSKEGVEIYIKVGDTEARINGELKPLTVVPQQLNGTTYVPLRFVGEATGMEVRWDQEDRMIVMGDPQKLAVAAVRQFIQHMNQADKVQASTLFVNDKVSVEKVVPELFFEVSDGWFRTGITALRAEVINEDKIMVYTDEQSWRPFYSTVKENWYEVQRMPDGKWGISNVSFNPQPDNHEQIHYLTYAKPELGFQFDYTDQWMVNEFSTELGFFITITEEIIDPTQPLFSMIGGNCPCTNIYADTQGFFAEDRLKQLMSTNGNVDEVTIRETAFKMGDYEAIRYETNVIDAGDFLARAVLDVIYTDDMVYAIEYSIFEEADDIRLQRWKEIIEKTVDSIVIN
- a CDS encoding GNAT family N-acetyltransferase, whose translation is MQMATITVQQATIEQLDEIVSLFNDYRIFYEKTSDLEGARAFIKAKFVNQESVIFLAYHAVENQAVGFAQLYPTFSSLSMTKAWILNDLYVASRCRQQGVGRKLLEAARRFAERTEANSLSLSTARDNQTAQRLYESFGFTQEDKFVQYNYDIKLI